TTTTTAAGTTAATTATGTGATATAATTAACTTAAAAAAAGTTAGGTGAAGGATAATGTATAAAGATTTAGATTTAGCAATATTAGCCGGCGGTGGTTCTACCCGGATGGGTATCCATAAAGGGAATTTAACAATTGACGGTAGATCCTTTGTAGATTATATTATTTACGAAATTGGCCATTTATTTGCCAATGTTAATGTAATAGATAATGGATTACAAAACACTAAACTACCAGGGGTTAATTATTACAATGACCCTTTAATATTACAAACAAAGAGCTCTTTATTAGGGGTTTACAGTGCACTTTACTATAGTAAAAATCCCCAAACCTTTATCATTGGCTGTGATACCCCCTTAGTTAATAAAAAGATAGTGGAATATATAATTAGCCAGCGGGATAGAGGGGATATTGTGGTGTGTATGGCAAAAGGCCGTTTTCAACCCCTTTACGGCATATATAATCAAAAGATTCTCCCCCGGGTAAAAGAAACTTTATTACAGGATCTGCACAAAATTAAAATTATTCTCGATGAATTCAATACTTACTATATCCCCGAAGAAGAACTACGAAAAATAGATAAGGAGATGGATTTTATCAAAAACTTCAATTATTTCTCCGATTATCAGCGATACCTAGGGGAAAAGGGCTGTTAATTTGTTGTATTTTTTAAGGGGAAGTGCTAAAATAAAATAATAGGAAATTTTGGGGAACCTTCGGTTCCTCTTTAATAAGTGATTTAGGGGGAGTTAAAATGCTAGGATTAATTTCTAAGATCTTCGGATCATATAACGATAGAGAAATTAAGGGTCTAAGTAAAATTGTCCAGGTAGTCAATGGCTTTGAAGAAGGGCTTAAAAAATTGTCTGATGAACAGTTAAGGAACAAAACCTTTGAGTTTAAAGACAGATTGGCAAAAGGGGAAACCCTTGATGATATCTTACCAGAAGCCTTTGCTGTTGTTAGAGAAGCAAGTAGGAGAACTTTAGGTATGCGGCACTTTGATGTACAAATACTAGGAGGTATTGTATTACATCAAGGTAGGATAGCGGAAATGAAAACCGGTGAAGGTAAAACATTAGTGGCAACATTGCCGGCATATTTAAATGCATTAGAGGGCAAAGGAGTCCATGTAGTTACAGTCAATGACTACCTTGCTACTAGGGACAGTCAGTGGATGGGCAAAATCTACGAATTTTTAGGGTTAAAAGTAGGTTTAATTGTCCATGGCCTAGGTTCTAGTGAGAGAAGGGAAGCCTATGGATGTGATATTACCTATGGTACAAACAATGAATTTGGTTTTGATTATTTAAGGGATAATATGGCTTTGTACAAAGAAGATTTAGTACAAAGGGATCTCCATTATGCCATAATCGACGAAGTTGACAGTATTTTAATAGATGAAGCGAGAACTCCCTTAATTATTTCCGGACAAGTAGAACAAGATATCAGTATGTATTACCGTTACGCAAAGTTAATCCCTAAATTGAAAAATGAAATCCATTATTCTGTAGATGAAAAGGCAAACACAGTAGTCCTTACGGAAGAAGGGATTAGGGAAGTAGAGCAACAGTTAGGTATTGAAAACCTTTATGATGATGAAAATATGGAGATCTCCCACCACATCAACCAAGCCCTAAGGGCCCATGTCTTGATGAAGCGGGATCGGGACTATGTAGTACAAAATAATCAAGTTATCATTGTCGATGAATTTACCGGCCGTTTAATGCACGGTAGAAGGTATAGTAATGGTCTACACCAAGCTATTGAAGCTAAGGAAGGGGTAAAAATTGAAAGGGAAAGCCAAACCTTAGCATCTATTACTTATCAAAATTACTTTAGAATGTATAAAAAGCTGGCAGGTATGACCGGTACTGCCTTGACAGAAGAAGAAGAGTTCCGGAAAATTTACGGTTTAGATGTAGTTGTTATCCCCACTAATTTACCTATGATTAGGCTAGATTTACCTGATGTCGTTTATCGTACTGAAAAAGGTAAATTTCAGGCCGTTATTAGACAAGTAGAAGAATGTTATAGAAAAGGGCAGCCTGTCCTTGTAGGTACCATAAGTATAGAAAAGTCTGAACTCCTTTCTGAAATGTTAAAGAGAAAGGGTATCCCCCATACCGTATTAAATGCAAAATATCATGAAAAGGAAGCTGAGATAGTTGCTCAAGCGGGACAACGGGGTGCTGTCACCATTGCCACTAATATGGCTGGTAGGGGTACCGATATTGTCCTAGGTGAAGGGGTAAAGGAATTAGGGGGACTTTACATTATTGGTACTGAAAGACACGAATCTAGAAGGATCGACAACCAGTTAAGGGGTAGGGCAGGTCGTCAAGGAGACCCTGGGGTATCCCAGTTTTATATCTCTTTAGAAGATGACTTGATGAGACTTTTTGGTTCTGAAAAAATTATGGGGATGATGGATAAATTGGGGATGGATGATAATACCCCAATTGAACACCCACTCCTTAGTAAAACCATTGAAAATGCTCAAAAACGGGTAGAAGCTAGAAACTTTGATATAAGAAAACATGTTCTGCAATATGATGATGTAATGAATCAACAGCGGGAAGTAATCTATAAACAAAGGAAAGAAGTGCTCCTTGGGGAAAAATTAGAAGATAAAATTATCGGAATGATCGACAAAGTAATAGAAAGATCTATAGACCTTTTTGCCCATGAAGAATTATACCCTGAAGATTACGACTTAAAGGGTTTACTTGAATATGCCGAATCCACTTATCTCTTACCCAACGACATTTCATTAGAAGAAATCCAAGGTCTGCACCGGGAAGAAATCCTTGAACTCTTTAAGGAAAAGGTCAGAGAAAATTACCAAAAACGGAAAGAACAGTTAAAGGAATTGATGGAAGAATTAGAGCGGGTAATTGTACTTAGGACAGTGGATAGAAAGTGGATGGAGCAAATCAGTGCCATGGATGAATTAAGACAAGGTATTGGGTTAAGGGCCTTTGGTCAAAAGGATCCTTTAATTGAGTATAAATTTGAAGCATATAATATGTTCCAGGCAATGATAGAAAGTATTCAAGAAGAAGTGGCTAGGTTGATCTTTAGGGTTCAGATAACTGCTACTCCAGTAAGACGGGCAGTGGCAGTTGCTAAGGAAACTTCTGCTTCAGGTTCAGAAGTAAACAGTAAACAAACCCCTGTCAAATCAAATAAAGTGGGAAGAAATGACCCTTGCCCTTGTGGTAGTGGCAAAAAATACAAAAAATGCTGTGGCTAATGCTCCCATTAGCCACTAGATTTGTTTAAGGAGTGTGAAAAAATGTTTCTAGAACTTAAAGGTAAATTGCGGGAAATGGAAAATAGATTAGTGGAATTGGGTGTTTCCCTTTGATGTAAAAGGGAAAAGGGAGGAAATACTCCGTTTAGAAGAAGAAATGGCTCAACCAGATTTTTGGGAGAATAGGGAAAAATCTTCTCAAATACTAAGTAAAATATCGGAATTAAAAGATGTCCTCAATAAATTTACAAAACTTGAGGAAATCCTCCAAACAAATAAAGAACTTTTAGATTTATTGGAACTAGAAGAAGATCCCCAGCTCCTTAGTGAATTAGAAGAAAGTGTTCAAGATTTAGAAAAAGATTTAGAAAATCTAGAACTAAACCTATTATTGTCTGGGAAATATGATAGGAATAATGCCATTTTGTCATTACACCCTGGTGCTGGGGGATTGGAATCCTATGACTGGGCCCAAATGCTTTACCGGATGTACCTCCGTTGGGCAGAAAAAAGGGGGTATACCGTAGAAATTTTAGACTATTTACCAGATATTGAAGCTGGGCTGAAAAGTGTTACAATACTCATCAAAGGGAAAAATGCCTTTGGTTATCTAAAGGGAGAGAAAGGGGTACATCGGTTAATTAGAATATCTCCCTTTGATTCTTCAGGTAGGCGGCATACTTCCTTTGCTTCTGTAGATGTTTTGCCGGAAATGGAAGAGGGAGAAGAAATTAAGATCTCCCCCGATGAAATTAAAGTAGATACCTACAGAGCCAGCGGGGCAGGGGGCCAGCATGTCAACAAAACGGACTCTGCCGTTAGGATTACCCACCTTCCTACAGGTATAGTGGTACAATGTCAAAATGAAAGATCCCAACATTCCAATAAAGCAGCGGCACTAAAGATATTGGCTGCGAAATTGGCAGAAAAACAGCGGTTAGAACAGCAAAAGGAGTTAGAGAAAATAAGGGGAGAGCAAAAGGAAATAGGTTGGGGCAGTCAAATAAGAACTTATGTCTTCCATCCCTATAGTTTAGTTAAAGATCACAGAACTAATGTGGAAGTGGCCAACGCCCAAGGAGTCTTAGATGGAGATATCGACAAGTTCATCGATGGCTATTTGAAAAGTTTGGTGGTAGAAAAAAATGCTTAAAAAAATATTTTTAGCTATATTAATCCTTTGCCTTTTGCTACTATTCCTTTTAGAAATAGCTATACCCCATTTAATTAGATTTTATATAAGAGAGGAACTTGCCAAAATCGGAATTGAGGATTTTCAAATGTCTATAACTTCCCCAAGACCCTATATTTTTTCCTTCCTTAAAGGAAATTTAACAGGTAATATTGTTATTGAACAATATTCTACAGACTTGACCTTTGAAAGATTAATGATCACCTTCAGTAATTTAGGTTTTAATAGTGGAGACTTTAGTTTTTCTGGGATTATTAGCGAACAAGAATTGGATTATTACATCAAAAATAATTGGGGAAAAGAATTAGATATTGTTCTTTCAGAGGGTCAGGGTAGTATTTCTTTACCGATAAATCTCATTTTCATGACATTAGAAGCTAGTATCAAAGGTGTTTTCCAGGTAAAAGCTAATAATGAAGTGGTTTTTGAGGTACAAGGGGTAATAATTAACCTTCCAGGTTTTGAACAACAAGTTATAGAATTATTAAAGGGATATGAATTTAGATTAGATTTTGGACAAATAACTAATATCCAAATAGAGAATATTGATATCAAAGAGGGCTACCTAAATGTATCAGGGAAAATAGTAAGATAAGGGGTGAAAAAAGGTGCGTTTAGTTAAAGAATATTTAATGATAGT
This window of the Anaerobranca californiensis DSM 14826 genome carries:
- a CDS encoding molybdenum cofactor guanylyltransferase — its product is MYKDLDLAILAGGGSTRMGIHKGNLTIDGRSFVDYIIYEIGHLFANVNVIDNGLQNTKLPGVNYYNDPLILQTKSSLLGVYSALYYSKNPQTFIIGCDTPLVNKKIVEYIISQRDRGDIVVCMAKGRFQPLYGIYNQKILPRVKETLLQDLHKIKIILDEFNTYYIPEEELRKIDKEMDFIKNFNYFSDYQRYLGEKGC
- the secA gene encoding preprotein translocase subunit SecA; this encodes MLGLISKIFGSYNDREIKGLSKIVQVVNGFEEGLKKLSDEQLRNKTFEFKDRLAKGETLDDILPEAFAVVREASRRTLGMRHFDVQILGGIVLHQGRIAEMKTGEGKTLVATLPAYLNALEGKGVHVVTVNDYLATRDSQWMGKIYEFLGLKVGLIVHGLGSSERREAYGCDITYGTNNEFGFDYLRDNMALYKEDLVQRDLHYAIIDEVDSILIDEARTPLIISGQVEQDISMYYRYAKLIPKLKNEIHYSVDEKANTVVLTEEGIREVEQQLGIENLYDDENMEISHHINQALRAHVLMKRDRDYVVQNNQVIIVDEFTGRLMHGRRYSNGLHQAIEAKEGVKIERESQTLASITYQNYFRMYKKLAGMTGTALTEEEEFRKIYGLDVVVIPTNLPMIRLDLPDVVYRTEKGKFQAVIRQVEECYRKGQPVLVGTISIEKSELLSEMLKRKGIPHTVLNAKYHEKEAEIVAQAGQRGAVTIATNMAGRGTDIVLGEGVKELGGLYIIGTERHESRRIDNQLRGRAGRQGDPGVSQFYISLEDDLMRLFGSEKIMGMMDKLGMDDNTPIEHPLLSKTIENAQKRVEARNFDIRKHVLQYDDVMNQQREVIYKQRKEVLLGEKLEDKIIGMIDKVIERSIDLFAHEELYPEDYDLKGLLEYAESTYLLPNDISLEEIQGLHREEILELFKEKVRENYQKRKEQLKELMEELERVIVLRTVDRKWMEQISAMDELRQGIGLRAFGQKDPLIEYKFEAYNMFQAMIESIQEEVARLIFRVQITATPVRRAVAVAKETSASGSEVNSKQTPVKSNKVGRNDPCPCGSGKKYKKCCG
- the prfB gene encoding peptide chain release factor 2 (programmed frameshift): MFLELKGKLREMENRLVELGVSLDVKGKREEILRLEEEMAQPDFWENREKSSQILSKISELKDVLNKFTKLEEILQTNKELLDLLELEEDPQLLSELEESVQDLEKDLENLELNLLLSGKYDRNNAILSLHPGAGGLESYDWAQMLYRMYLRWAEKRGYTVEILDYLPDIEAGLKSVTILIKGKNAFGYLKGEKGVHRLIRISPFDSSGRRHTSFASVDVLPEMEEGEEIKISPDEIKVDTYRASGAGGQHVNKTDSAVRITHLPTGIVVQCQNERSQHSNKAAALKILAAKLAEKQRLEQQKELEKIRGEQKEIGWGSQIRTYVFHPYSLVKDHRTNVEVANAQGVLDGDIDKFIDGYLKSLVVEKNA